The genomic interval GCACCTGCGCGCCGTCCTGGACTGGCCGCTCGGCGACCCGGCGCTCGTCGCGCCGGCCGCCGCGATGGTCAACGTGCTCGGCCCCGCGGACGGTGGTGACCCGGCGCGCGGCCTCCCCGACGCGCTGGCGGTCCCCGGGGCGCACGTGCACCTGTACGGGAAGGCGCCGGCCGCGGGCCGTAAGCTCGGCCACGTGAACGCCACCGGCCCCGATCCCGACACTGCCCTCGCGACGGCCCGTGCGGCCGCGGAGGCCCTGGCATGAGCGCCCCGCGCGTCGGGATCGTCATGGGCAGCGACTCCGACCTGCCGGTCATGGAGAAGGCCGCCGTCGCACTGGCGGAGCTCGGGATCCCCCACGAGGTGCGGGTCGTGTCCGCCCACCGCACGCCGCAGGCGATGATCGAGTACGGGGAGCAGGCCGAGGCGCGCGGCCTCGAGGCGATCATCGCCGGGGCCGGCGGCGCCGCGCACCTCCCGGGCATGCTGGCGGCCGTCACCGTCCTCCCGGTCATCGGGGTGCCCGTGCCGCTGCGCTACCTCGACGGCCTCGACAGCCTGCTGTCGATCGTGCAGATGCCCGGCGGGGTCCCGGTCGCGACCGTCGCGGTCGGCAACGGCCGCAACGCCGGGCTGCTCGCCGCGCGGATCCTCGGCGCGACCGATCCGGCGCTGCGCGAGCGCCTGCGCGAGGTGGCGCAGGCCAGCGCGCAGGTCGCCACCGACGCGGACGCGCGCGTCCGCGAGCTGCACCCGCCGGGCTGAGCGGCCCCGCTCAGCGGGCGGCCGCCCAGACCGCCCAGAGCGGGTCGCCGTCGCCGTGGGGTGGCGTGCGCAGGTCGGCGCTCGGTGGCCCGAAGCCGTCGGTCAGCTCGAAGTAGCGGCGCACGATCGCGACGCGCTCGGACTCGCGCGCGGCGAGCCATCCCCGGATCGCCTTCGTCGGGAAGCAGCGGTTGGAGAACGTGCAGACGAACAGGCCTCCGGGGCGCAGCACCTGGGCGACCTCGGCGAAGACCTCCAGCGGCGAGGTCAGGTAGTCGACGCTCAGGCAGCAGACCGCGTGGTCGAAGCTGTCGGCGTCGAACGGCAGGTCCGGCACGGCGTTGAGGTCGTGCACGACGCAGCGGGACGCGGCGCCGTTGGCGCGCAGCTCCGCCTCGTTCATCCCGAGCACGACGAGCTCCTCCGGCGGCACGTGGAAGTGCGAGACCCACGAGGACATGAGGTCCAGCACGGTCCCGCGATCGACCCCGAGCTCCTCGTACAGATCGCCGACCGCGCGGACCGCCTCGTCGTCGATGTGGTGCACGAGCCGCTCGGGCAGGTAGAACGCCGCGTCGGGCGTCGGGTCGAGCCGGTCGAAGAACCCGGGAGGAAACGCGCTCATCCCTCCAGGGTCGCGGACGCGGGGCGCGCCGACGCGCCATCGACGCCCGCCACCCCGGTTGGTTGCGCGTGCAAGCGGGTACTCCTCGATCGTCGCATCCCCCTCATCACGACACCGAAGGAGCACCCATGACGGATCTCGCAGGCAAGGCCAAGGAGACCACCGGCAAGCTGACCGGTGACGACGATCTCAAGCGCGAGGGCCAGGTCGACCAGGCGGTCGACAAGGTCAAGGAGACCGCCGAGAAGGTCACCGACAAGGTCAAGGACGTCCTCGGCAAGTAGCCCGTCGTCCCGGGTCGGCGGCGCCCCGTCCGGCGCCGCCGCCCGCCACCTCTTCCCCCATCAGGAGGCCACCATGTACCAGCTGCTCGGACGCATCACCTGGAAGATCCTCAAGCTCGTCGCGCCGCCCCTGGCGCGCAAGCTCCAGTACCGCCTGACCGGCGAGCACCCGCCCCGCCGCTCGCTGCTGCGCCGCGTGACGGCGCGGGGTGCGCGGTGAGCCTGCTGCGGCGTCCCGCCTCGCGGGTCGCGGCCAAGCGGGTCGTCCCGTGGCTCATCGCCCTGGACGTCGGCCGCGAGGCCCACTCGCACGTCACCTCGCGCCTGTCCCCCACCGAGCGGCGTCAGCTGTTCGAGCTCGTCAAGCGCAGCGGCGGTCGCCCGAGCACGCTCTCGGCGCGCGACCGCCGGCAGCTGCAGCGGCTCGTCGACCGGCTCGACCTCAGCGGCCTGGCCAAGCACTCGGTCGGCGCCGCGATCACCGGGCGACGGCACCACGGCCGCGGCCGTCGCCGCCGCTGAGCCCCTCGTCGGCCCGGTCCGGTGACCGGGCCGGCCCCCGTCCACCGTCGCGTACCATCGGATGATCGCCAGCCTCGCCGCCCGCACCCCCGACGACCTCGAGGACGAGCTGCAGGACGCCCGCTCCTCGCTCCGCTACTGGGAGCGGCGCCTGCGTGCCACCGGCCGGGGCCCGCGCCACCGGCGCCGCCGCCGCGAGGCGCAGCAGCACGTGGTCCGCTGGACCGCGCGGGTGCACGAGCTCGAGCGCCGGCGGTTCGGCACCGGGGCGCGCGGCGCGCTCGTCCAGCTGGTCGAGGAGCAGCGGCTCCCCGCGGTCGTGCGGCACCGCGGGCGCACGGTCGCGCGCCGCACCCGCACCGTGCTCGTCGTCGGCTCGGTCGCCGTCGGCGTCACCCTGCTGGCGGTTCTCGCGGCCGTGCTCGTGACGGCGCTCCGCGTCGTCGGCGTGCTCTGACTCCACGAGCGCTCAAGGTTCGCCCGGCGGCTGCCGACACCGGCAGGGACGGCCGGGACGACCAGCCCGGCGGTCACCGACCACCGTTCCCCCTCCGAGAGGTCTCCCCGTGTCGCTCGCCCTGATCGTCGTCGTGCTGCTGACCGTCGCCCCGCTGCTGCTGCTCGTCTGCGACCTCGTCTCGCCGGTCAAGCCGACCCTCGGCGACCGCTCCGCCTAGCGCCCGGCCGTTCCGTCGCGCTCAGGTCCGGCCGAACGCGACGGTCCGGACCACCGGCTCTCCCGCGAGGTCCGAGGCGTCGAGGTCGACGCGCACGAGCAGCGAGAAGTCCTGGTTGGCGTCGGGGTCCAAGAGGATCTGGCGCACCTCCCACTCCTGCGGGCCGCGCGTCACGAGCAGCAGCTCGGGCGAGCGGGCGTCCGGCCCGGTCTCGATCCACTCGTACTCCTCCCAGAGGGCGTCGAGACCCGCGGCGAAGTCGGCGCGCGTCACCGTCGGCCGGGTCGGCGGGTCGGTCAGCTGCCCGGCCGCCGCCTCCAGCGCCGCGAGCCCGTCGGCGTCATCGCGCGCGATCAGCTGCACGCGCTGGAACAGCGCGTTGCGGACCATCCGGGTGAACGCCCGCTCGTTGCCGGTGATCGGTCGCGGGGGCGGCGCCGGGGCGCCGGCCGCCGCGCGCTCGACGGCGTCCGGGTCGGTGAGCGCCTCCCACTCGTCCAGCAGGCTCGAGTCGGTCTGGCGCACGGTCTCGCCGAGCCAGTCGATCA from Paraconexibacter algicola carries:
- the purE gene encoding 5-(carboxyamino)imidazole ribonucleotide mutase, whose translation is MSAPRVGIVMGSDSDLPVMEKAAVALAELGIPHEVRVVSAHRTPQAMIEYGEQAEARGLEAIIAGAGGAAHLPGMLAAVTVLPVIGVPVPLRYLDGLDSLLSIVQMPGGVPVATVAVGNGRNAGLLAARILGATDPALRERLREVAQASAQVATDADARVRELHPPG
- a CDS encoding class I SAM-dependent methyltransferase; amino-acid sequence: MSAFPPGFFDRLDPTPDAAFYLPERLVHHIDDEAVRAVGDLYEELGVDRGTVLDLMSSWVSHFHVPPEELVVLGMNEAELRANGAASRCVVHDLNAVPDLPFDADSFDHAVCCLSVDYLTSPLEVFAEVAQVLRPGGLFVCTFSNRCFPTKAIRGWLAARESERVAIVRRYFELTDGFGPPSADLRTPPHGDGDPLWAVWAAAR
- a CDS encoding CsbD family protein translates to MTDLAGKAKETTGKLTGDDDLKREGQVDQAVDKVKETAEKVTDKVKDVLGK